The genome window GCTAAAAAATTATCCACGCAGCTTTTGTGTCACTGTGATTTCAAGATTGTCGAAAAGTTTGAGGATTTTTTCTTTGTTTTCTTTCAAGTATTCTTTTCCTTTTTCATCAATTCTGACTTTGAGCAATCTAATTTCCCTGTGTTCTTCTAGAAATTGATCAATCATCAGACCTCCAAGTTTGGCAGGATCAATAAACGAGTCAAAAGTCTTGGTTAGCTTTTCAGCATCTTCTTCTTCAATTACCATCTTCGTTGTCTGGATTGCCTGGCTTACTTCTTTTAGATTTTTGATGGTGCTTGGCAGCCTTCTTGTTGATCCGAGGAGGCTTTTCTTTTCGGTTCCAACTTTGTTTGCTAGTTCCGGCACCAAGTCATAGGTGTCGATTTTGTTCAATCCTTGCCTTTTCTCACTTCTGATGATCATTCCCTTTTCTAATAATTTTTTTAATGCTTCCTCCGTTTCGATTTTACTGATAAATGTGGTCCATACTATTGCTCCGACTGTGTGATAGCCCTGCCTGATTGATTCTAAAACGACAACTTCTACAATTCTTTTGAATCCGTCCTCGATTCTTACGTTTGTAAAGTCCTTGTCTCTTACTGCCCGCTTTGCATTCTTTACGTCGATTTCAATTGAGCGTTTTAATGATTCCAATGCATGTGGTACCTCGTTTAACAATGAAAGATAACATGCCTTGTTGTACCATGCCATGCCATATGTTGGGTCTGACTCTATTGCCTTTTCTACGCAATCAAGGGCCTTTCCGTAATTTTTTGTTCATAATTGACAAGTGATTTTAGGTTCCACGCCTCGCTATTTGCAACGTCGATATCCAATACTTTGTCATAGGCCTGCAATGCCCCTGCATAGTCATCTAGGTGAAACTTGGAGTATCCTAATTTTA of Candidatus Nitrosotenuis sp. DW1 contains these proteins:
- a CDS encoding TPR end-of-group domain-containing protein, which produces MAWYNKACYLSLLNEVPHALESLKRSIEIDVKNAKRAVRDKDFTNVRIEDGFKRIVEVVVLESIRQGYHTVGAIVWTTFISKIETEEALKKLLEKGMIIRSEKRQGLNKIDTYDLVPELANKVGTEKKSLLGSTRRLPSTIKNLKEVSQAIQTTKMVIEEEDAEKLTKTFDSFIDPAKLGGLMIDQFLEEHREIRLLKVRIDEKGKEYLKENKEKILKLFDNLEITVTQKLRG